TATGATAGTAGCATGCTAATTTGATATACAAAGTACTGGAAAGGAGAGACATGGAGAAAATTACCTTAGAAACTGCAAAAACCGGTTCAGAGCTCGTTCTTGAAACCCTGCGTGATTTGGGCATTGACACGATTTTTGGTTATCCTGGTGGAGCCGTTTTGCCTTTATACGATGCCATCTATAGCTTTGAGGGTATCCAGCATATCTTGGGTCGTCATGAACAAGGATGCTTGCATGAGGCTGAAGGCTACGCTAAATCAACTGGAAAGCTGGGTGTCGCAGTCGTCACTAGTGGACCGGGGGCGACCAATGCCATTACAGGGATTGCAGATGCCATGAGCGATAGCGTTCCCTTATTAGTCTTCACTGGTCAAGTCAATCGTGCTGGGATCGGGAAAGACGCCTTCCAAGAAGCAGATATTGTGGGAATTACCATGCCCATCACCAAGTACAACTATCAAGTACGTGAGACGGCAGATATTCCGCGAATTATCACAGAAGCTGTCCATATTGCGACGACCGGCCGTCCTGGCCCTGTGGTAATTGACCTTCCAAAGGATGTGTCTGCTTTAGAGACAGATTTCATCTATGAACCAAGTGTGAAGCTTCCAAGCTACCAGCCTACCATTGAACCCAATGAATTGCAGATCAAAAAGATTTTGAAGCAATTGAGTAAGGCTAAAAAACCAGTTCTTCTTGCTGGTGGTGGGGTGAGTTACGCTGGAGCTGCAAAAGAGTTGATTGCTCTAGCAGAGCGCTATCAGATTCCAGTAGTGACCAGTCTTTTAGGTCAAGGAACGATTGCGACCAGTCATCCTCTTTTCCTAGGAATGGGAGGAATGCATGGATCCTTCGCGGCCAATATCGCTATGACAGAGACAGATTTCATGATCAGTGTTGGTTGTCGATTTGACGACCGTTTGACAGGGAATCCAAAGACTTTCGCTAAAAATGCTAAGGTTGCCCATATCGACATTGATCCTGCAGAGATTGGGAAGATCATTGCTGTCGACATTCCTGTGGTTGGCGATGCAAAGAAAGCCTTGCAACAGTTGCTAGCAGAGCCAACGGTTCATAATAACACTGAAAAGTGGATCGAAAAGGTGACCCAAGATAAGAACCGGGTTCGTTCTTACGATAAGAAGGAACGGGTTGTGCAACCACAAGCTGTGATTGAACGCATTGGAGAGTTGACCAAGGGAGACGCTATTGTCGTCACAGACGTTGGACAACACCAAATGTGGGCAGCTCAATACTATCCTTACCAAAATGAGCGCCAATTGGTAACATCTGGTGGTCTAGGAACGATGGGATTCGGTGTTCCTGCAGCTATCGGAGCGAAAATTGCCAATCCAGATAAAGAAGTTGTTCTCTTTGTCGGAGATGGTGGTTTCCAAATGACCAATCAAGAATTGGCAATCTTAAATATTTATAAGGTTCCGATCAAGGTCGTTATGCTCAACAACCACTCGCTTGGAATGGTCCGTCAATGGCAAGAAGCCTTCTATGATGGTCGGACGTCAGAGTCAGTCTTTGATAGCCTTCCAGATTTCCAATTGATGGCGCAAGCCTACGGGATCAAGAATTATAAATTTGATAATCCTGATACTCTGGAGAAGGATTTGGAAGTCATCACAGAAGATGTACCAATGTTCATCGAAGTAGACATTTCTCGGAAAGAGCATGTCTTGCCGATGGTACCAGCTGGTAAGAGTAATCATGAGATGTTAGGGGTGAAGTTTAATGCGTAGAATGTTAACAGCCAAACTTCAAAACCGCTCAGGTGTTCTGAACCGCTTTACTGGAGTCTTGTCGAGACGTCAAGTCAATATCGAAAGCATCTCTGTTGGCGCAACAGAAAACCCTAATGTATCGCGGATTACCATTATCATTGATGTTGCTTCGCATGATGAAGTAGAGCAAATCATCAAACAGCTCAACCGCCAAGTGGATGTGATCCGTGTCCGGGATATCACTGATAAACCACACTTGGAGCGCGAAGTGATCCTGGTGAAAGTTTCTGCACCTGCTGAGAAGCGAGCAGAAATCTTGGCCATTATTCAACCTTTCCGTGCGACCGTGGTCGATGTAGCCCCAAGCTCTATCACCGTTCAAATGACGGGAAATGCAGAAAAGAGCGAAGCCCTCATTCGTGTTATTCGACCTTATGGGATTAAAAACATCGCCCGCACCGGTGCAACCGGATTTACTCGAGATTAATTCTCACCTT
Above is a window of Streptococcus sp. LPB0220 DNA encoding:
- a CDS encoding acetolactate synthase large subunit; translation: MEKITLETAKTGSELVLETLRDLGIDTIFGYPGGAVLPLYDAIYSFEGIQHILGRHEQGCLHEAEGYAKSTGKLGVAVVTSGPGATNAITGIADAMSDSVPLLVFTGQVNRAGIGKDAFQEADIVGITMPITKYNYQVRETADIPRIITEAVHIATTGRPGPVVIDLPKDVSALETDFIYEPSVKLPSYQPTIEPNELQIKKILKQLSKAKKPVLLAGGGVSYAGAAKELIALAERYQIPVVTSLLGQGTIATSHPLFLGMGGMHGSFAANIAMTETDFMISVGCRFDDRLTGNPKTFAKNAKVAHIDIDPAEIGKIIAVDIPVVGDAKKALQQLLAEPTVHNNTEKWIEKVTQDKNRVRSYDKKERVVQPQAVIERIGELTKGDAIVVTDVGQHQMWAAQYYPYQNERQLVTSGGLGTMGFGVPAAIGAKIANPDKEVVLFVGDGGFQMTNQELAILNIYKVPIKVVMLNNHSLGMVRQWQEAFYDGRTSESVFDSLPDFQLMAQAYGIKNYKFDNPDTLEKDLEVITEDVPMFIEVDISRKEHVLPMVPAGKSNHEMLGVKFNA
- the ilvN gene encoding acetolactate synthase small subunit, which produces MRRMLTAKLQNRSGVLNRFTGVLSRRQVNIESISVGATENPNVSRITIIIDVASHDEVEQIIKQLNRQVDVIRVRDITDKPHLEREVILVKVSAPAEKRAEILAIIQPFRATVVDVAPSSITVQMTGNAEKSEALIRVIRPYGIKNIARTGATGFTRD